One genomic window of Polyangium aurulentum includes the following:
- a CDS encoding SCO family protein, with protein MKRLGSAAILALALAIAPRAAAEPALAPALAPAARRADVDEKLGASIPPRITLTDEQGAIVTTAEVLGGDVPVILVLAYYRCPMLCPLLQDGVSRGLGEAGYRPGRDYRLVTVSIDPKDKPYDASKRRDALMAKLGAPPGDGVRFLVGNAVATGALADAVGFRYAYDPSTDQYAHPAVVTVLAPGGRVSRYLYGLEPPARDLRLSIVEAAQGKIGRIVDRVLLTCYRYDPATRRYGPYIAGFFRIGALLILATVGTGLGLFWRLERRAKKHVGEKPGEARP; from the coding sequence ATGAAGCGACTCGGATCGGCAGCAATCCTTGCGCTGGCGCTCGCCATTGCGCCTCGGGCCGCGGCCGAGCCCGCGCTCGCGCCCGCGCTCGCGCCCGCGGCCCGGCGCGCGGACGTGGACGAAAAGCTCGGTGCCTCGATTCCACCGCGAATCACGCTCACGGACGAGCAGGGCGCGATCGTGACCACGGCCGAGGTGCTCGGCGGCGACGTGCCCGTCATTCTCGTGCTCGCCTATTATCGCTGCCCGATGCTCTGTCCGCTCCTGCAGGACGGCGTATCGCGCGGGCTCGGTGAGGCAGGATATCGGCCCGGCCGGGATTACCGGCTCGTCACGGTGAGCATCGATCCCAAAGACAAACCCTACGACGCGAGCAAGCGCAGGGACGCGCTCATGGCGAAGCTCGGCGCCCCGCCCGGGGACGGCGTGCGGTTTCTCGTGGGCAACGCGGTCGCGACGGGCGCGCTCGCCGACGCGGTCGGGTTCCGCTACGCGTACGACCCGTCGACCGACCAGTACGCGCACCCCGCGGTCGTCACGGTGCTCGCGCCGGGCGGCCGGGTCTCGCGCTATCTATACGGGCTCGAGCCACCTGCGCGCGACCTCCGGCTATCGATCGTCGAGGCCGCCCAGGGCAAGATCGGCCGGATCGTCGATCGCGTTCTCTTGACCTGCTACCGCTACGACCCGGCCACCCGGCGCTATGGCCCGTACATCGCCGGGTTTTTCCGGATAGGCGCGCTCCTCATCCTGGCCACCGTGGGCACCGGGCTCGGGCTATTCTGGCGCCTGGAGCGGCGGGCCAAGAAGCATGTGGGCGAAAAGCCCGGGGAGGCCAGGCCATGA
- the coxB gene encoding cytochrome c oxidase subunit II, with protein MNELMRKILFLPPQASTIASEIDQLHYFVILVTMAGATLVTVVGSYFLFRYRRTAVAADARRRGASHATPLWIELFVVVSLFGMFLAWWVIGFWQFMRVRVPPEGAMEIYVTGKQWMWKFAYPEGANSIATLYVPAGRPVKLVLTSRDVIHSFYVPDFRVKQDAVPGRLTTLWFEVKEPGRHEILCTEYCGAGHSTMRGEVIALSPQDYEGWLRGNLPEPPVAGPAYAPPAVVGEHAPRELVSMVRQGERVAAEQGCLRCHTLDGTAHLGPTWAGMFGSAVQLERGGSVVVDEAYITESMMDPLAKLHAGYQPIMPTYFGRIHPADTAAIVELIKSLRAVPVQPGGRSPWATVTPEGAEAGARAREVEGGPASAAGEIGDAGTGSERP; from the coding sequence ATGAACGAGCTCATGCGCAAGATCCTGTTCTTGCCGCCGCAGGCGTCCACGATCGCCAGCGAGATCGATCAGCTGCATTACTTCGTCATCCTGGTGACGATGGCAGGCGCAACGCTGGTGACTGTGGTTGGCAGCTATTTCCTGTTCCGCTACCGCCGTACGGCCGTCGCTGCCGACGCCAGGCGGCGCGGCGCCTCGCACGCGACCCCGCTATGGATCGAGCTCTTCGTGGTCGTCTCCCTCTTCGGCATGTTCCTCGCGTGGTGGGTCATCGGATTCTGGCAATTCATGCGCGTGCGCGTGCCGCCGGAAGGCGCGATGGAGATCTACGTCACGGGCAAGCAGTGGATGTGGAAATTCGCCTATCCCGAGGGCGCGAATTCCATAGCGACGTTGTACGTCCCCGCGGGGCGGCCGGTGAAGCTCGTGCTCACGTCGCGCGACGTGATCCACAGCTTCTACGTGCCCGATTTCCGCGTGAAGCAGGATGCGGTGCCGGGGCGGTTGACGACGCTATGGTTCGAGGTCAAGGAGCCGGGCCGACACGAGATCCTTTGCACCGAGTATTGCGGGGCGGGCCACTCGACCATGCGCGGCGAGGTGATTGCGCTCTCGCCCCAGGATTACGAGGGCTGGCTGCGCGGCAATCTGCCCGAGCCGCCCGTCGCCGGGCCGGCCTACGCGCCGCCGGCGGTGGTCGGGGAACATGCTCCGCGCGAGCTCGTCAGTATGGTCCGGCAGGGCGAGCGCGTCGCAGCCGAGCAGGGCTGCCTGCGCTGCCATACGCTCGACGGCACCGCGCACCTCGGGCCGACCTGGGCGGGGATGTTCGGCTCTGCCGTTCAGCTCGAGCGCGGGGGCTCGGTGGTCGTCGACGAGGCGTACATCACCGAATCGATGATGGACCCGCTCGCCAAGCTGCACGCAGGCTATCAGCCGATCATGCCGACCTACTTCGGGCGCATTCACCCGGCCGACACGGCGGCGATCGTCGAGCTCATCAAATCGCTGCGTGCCGTGCCCGTGCAGCCGGGCGGACGGTCTCCCTGGGCAACGGTGACGCCCGAGGGCGCCGAGGCGGGGGCGCGCGCGCGCGAGGTCGAGGGAGGCCCGGCGAGCGCTGCGGGTGAAATAGGCGATGCCGGCACGGGGAGCGAGAGGCCATGA
- a CDS encoding c-type cytochrome — MKNVTLPCALLVLASCNNSGDGMDFERMVNQARYEYYEPSEYFSDGRAMREPPEGTVPADRALGEPRVARGEEGGQYVETIPVPLSRATLEVGRSRFETMCAPCHGVLGDGVSVVAHNMTLRKPPSLVASPVTELPAGRVYQVIANGYGLMPSYGQELGVADRWAVVAYVRALQVHAGVPLDGLPAQVRQRALEELQ, encoded by the coding sequence GTGAAGAATGTCACGCTGCCCTGCGCCCTGCTCGTGCTCGCGTCCTGTAACAATTCGGGCGATGGCATGGACTTCGAGCGCATGGTGAACCAGGCGCGCTACGAGTATTACGAGCCGAGCGAGTATTTCTCTGACGGCCGCGCCATGCGCGAGCCGCCCGAGGGCACCGTGCCGGCGGACCGCGCGCTCGGCGAGCCGCGCGTCGCGCGTGGCGAGGAGGGTGGCCAGTACGTCGAGACGATTCCCGTGCCGCTCTCGCGCGCGACGCTCGAGGTCGGCCGGAGCCGCTTCGAGACGATGTGCGCGCCGTGTCACGGCGTGCTCGGCGACGGGGTGTCGGTCGTGGCCCACAACATGACGTTACGCAAGCCCCCGAGCCTCGTCGCATCCCCGGTGACGGAGCTCCCCGCCGGCCGAGTATACCAGGTGATCGCGAATGGTTATGGGCTGATGCCCTCCTACGGGCAGGAGCTCGGCGTCGCGGATCGTTGGGCGGTCGTCGCCTACGTGCGCGCATTGCAGGTGCATGCCGGCGTCCCGCTCGACGGGCTCCCCGCGCAGGTGAGGCAGCGAGCCCTCGAGGAGCTGCAATGA